In one Sphingomonas sp. AP4-R1 genomic region, the following are encoded:
- a CDS encoding TonB-dependent receptor encodes MRSILIAGVASGALSHAAVCAQAPSAAPEPPALSAPAAASQEAASEIIVTGSRTIRNGAAAPTPVTTLTSQALTQTAPSNIPDALNRLPQFLGSSSQYRSTTFNATAGLQGNYLNLRGLGPQRVLVLIDGNRVPPTATSNAVDSNIMPQMLIERVDVVTGGASAAYGSDAVSGVVNYILNKNFNGVQASAQRGVSTYGDAGSYRLGVAAGQGFAGDHGHIEASVEHYRNDGIPSQSQRPDYSRLALITGTGAANNPYTLVTNARFNDVTFGGLIRSGPLAGSQFNPDGTASPFTAGAPTGTSQVTVGGQGAVVPPTVLVPKLETTQAFGRASYEFTDTINGFVQGGYSRSKTGYLSAFATRRAGTSNGITIFADNPYLSPSVRTALGAAPSFTMSRLFSDAPGNEQTSLTQSYNVMTGLEGTLGGLHWDVNYTHGRAQLDLSQVEQNNRNFYAAVDAVRAPSGQIVCRVTLVNPAFGQGCVPINVMGLGNLDPAALAYIRQDSRSRIVNRLDVVGANLRGDLFDLPAGPVAFAIGGEARWQKLRQTSNADPSIAVDYTGIRGVPSGVLPFATTNVGAARGSQDVKEGYAELNVPIFKDQPFAKRLELNGAFRYTDYKTSGSVKTWKVGGIYEPMGGIRLRLTASRDIAAPSLFDLFAGQQAQVGTNTDRHTGVTSLSTIVSSGNASLQPERANTLVGGLVLQPSFIPRLTFSIDAYRIAIKDAIGSQDAQTELNDCELSGGTAPVCALITRPFPYSNTTPANFPTTIVVAPQNLSALRVKGIDFEVNYTVPLEPVVGIGGNLDLRAFVSYLDSYQTKANATANFIERAGRVTTVATTAGLPKWRGLVQQAYRNGGLTIQLTERFTGSYRRTTTEAFDPAFVEAPNKIYTDLYVSQGFDQNRYSLFVQVDNLFNVKPPLLPATVNPGFTYPTDKQNYDIVGRVFTIGAKARF; translated from the coding sequence ATGAGATCCATTCTGATCGCAGGTGTCGCGTCCGGCGCCTTGTCTCACGCCGCAGTGTGCGCGCAGGCGCCATCCGCCGCTCCAGAACCGCCGGCATTGTCCGCTCCCGCCGCGGCTTCTCAGGAAGCCGCCAGCGAAATCATCGTCACCGGATCGCGTACCATCCGCAATGGAGCTGCAGCGCCGACGCCGGTGACGACGCTCACCTCGCAGGCGCTGACGCAGACTGCGCCCAGCAACATTCCTGATGCTCTGAACCGGTTGCCGCAGTTCCTCGGCTCCTCAAGTCAGTATCGCAGCACGACGTTCAACGCCACGGCCGGGCTCCAGGGCAATTACCTGAATCTGCGCGGCTTGGGGCCACAGCGGGTTCTCGTCCTGATCGATGGCAACCGTGTCCCCCCGACGGCCACGAGCAATGCCGTCGATTCCAACATCATGCCCCAGATGCTGATCGAGCGGGTCGATGTCGTCACGGGCGGTGCTTCGGCCGCTTATGGCTCGGATGCGGTCAGCGGCGTCGTCAACTACATCTTGAACAAGAATTTCAACGGTGTGCAGGCAAGCGCGCAGCGCGGCGTCTCGACCTACGGCGATGCGGGCTCGTACCGGCTCGGCGTCGCTGCCGGGCAAGGCTTTGCAGGCGATCACGGTCATATCGAGGCGAGCGTTGAGCATTATCGCAATGACGGCATTCCCAGCCAGTCCCAGCGGCCGGACTATTCGCGACTGGCGCTCATTACGGGGACGGGCGCTGCCAACAATCCCTATACGCTGGTAACGAACGCGCGCTTCAATGACGTCACGTTCGGGGGGCTGATCCGCTCCGGGCCGCTGGCGGGAAGCCAGTTCAATCCCGACGGCACCGCGTCTCCCTTCACGGCCGGAGCGCCGACGGGGACCTCGCAGGTGACGGTGGGCGGGCAGGGCGCTGTGGTTCCGCCGACGGTTCTCGTTCCCAAGCTTGAGACCACGCAGGCATTCGGTCGGGCGTCCTACGAGTTCACCGATACGATCAACGGTTTTGTCCAGGGCGGCTATAGCCGAAGCAAGACCGGCTATCTCTCTGCGTTCGCAACGCGGCGTGCCGGGACGAGCAATGGCATCACGATTTTCGCGGACAACCCCTATCTGTCGCCGTCGGTGCGCACGGCGCTCGGCGCCGCGCCGAGCTTCACGATGTCGCGCCTGTTCAGCGATGCGCCGGGCAACGAGCAGACCTCGCTGACGCAAAGCTACAATGTAATGACCGGCCTGGAAGGGACGCTGGGGGGGCTTCACTGGGACGTGAACTATACGCACGGCCGCGCTCAGCTTGATCTGTCGCAAGTCGAGCAGAACAACCGCAATTTCTATGCGGCGGTCGACGCGGTACGCGCACCGAGCGGCCAGATTGTCTGCCGAGTGACGCTCGTCAATCCGGCGTTTGGGCAGGGCTGTGTGCCGATCAACGTGATGGGGCTTGGCAATCTGGATCCGGCAGCGCTGGCCTATATCCGTCAGGATTCCCGTTCGCGTATCGTGAACCGGCTCGACGTGGTCGGCGCGAACCTGCGCGGCGATCTGTTCGATCTGCCTGCAGGCCCGGTCGCCTTTGCGATCGGGGGCGAGGCGCGCTGGCAGAAGCTGCGCCAGACGTCGAACGCGGATCCCTCGATAGCCGTCGACTATACCGGCATCCGCGGCGTGCCGAGTGGCGTGCTGCCGTTTGCGACCACGAACGTTGGCGCGGCGCGTGGCAGCCAGGACGTTAAGGAGGGCTATGCCGAACTGAACGTGCCGATCTTCAAGGACCAGCCTTTCGCGAAGCGGCTCGAGCTGAACGGGGCCTTCCGCTATACCGACTATAAGACCAGCGGATCGGTGAAGACCTGGAAGGTCGGGGGGATCTACGAGCCGATGGGCGGTATCCGTTTGCGCCTGACGGCATCCCGCGACATCGCGGCGCCCAGCCTGTTTGATCTGTTTGCCGGCCAGCAGGCGCAGGTGGGCACGAATACCGACCGGCATACTGGGGTCACCTCGCTCTCGACGATCGTGTCGTCGGGCAATGCGAGCCTGCAGCCGGAGCGGGCCAACACGCTCGTCGGCGGTCTTGTGCTGCAGCCGAGCTTCATCCCGCGCCTGACCTTCTCGATCGATGCCTATCGGATCGCGATCAAGGATGCGATCGGCAGCCAGGACGCACAGACCGAGCTCAACGATTGTGAGCTCAGCGGCGGAACAGCGCCGGTCTGCGCGCTGATCACGCGTCCTTTCCCTTATAGCAACACGACGCCAGCGAATTTCCCGACGACCATCGTCGTCGCGCCCCAGAACCTGTCGGCGCTGCGCGTGAAGGGTATCGATTTCGAGGTGAACTATACGGTCCCGCTGGAACCGGTGGTGGGTATCGGTGGCAATCTCGATCTTCGGGCCTTCGTATCCTACCTCGATTCTTACCAGACGAAGGCCAATGCGACGGCGAATTTCATCGAGCGGGCCGGGCGTGTCACCACCGTCGCGACGACGGCGGGCCTGCCGAAATGGCGTGGTCTGGTGCAGCAGGCCTATCGCAATGGTGGCCTGACGATCCAGCTGACCGAGCGATTTACCGGTAGCTATCGACGCACAACGACGGAAGCCTTCGATCCTGCCTTCGTAGAGGCGCCGAACAAGATCTATACGGATCTTTACGTGTCGCAGGGCTTTGATCAGAACCGCTATTCGTTGTTCGTGCAGGTCGACAACCTGTTCAACGTCAAACCCCCTCTGCTTCCGGCGACCGTCAATCCGGGCTTCACCTACCCCACCGACAAGCAGAATTACGACATTGTCGGTCGCGTGTTCACGATTGGCGCGAAGGCGAGGTTCTAA